A genome region from Engraulis encrasicolus isolate BLACKSEA-1 chromosome 6, IST_EnEncr_1.0, whole genome shotgun sequence includes the following:
- the zranb2 gene encoding zinc finger Ran-binding domain-containing protein 2 has translation MSGKSFRVSDGDWICPDKKCGNVNFARRTSCNRCGREKTTEAKMMKAGGTEIGKTLAEKSRGLFSANDWQCKTCGNVNWARRSECNMCNTPKYAKLEERTGYGGGFNERENVEYIDREESDGEYDEFGRKKKKYRGTSSGSKSKESSKKPEPPPRKAAAAAADDDEEEDEDDEDGDLSKYKLSDDEDEDDDGDLSKYDLDASDEEKEKAAAAAAAGDGAAKKKKGSRSGSSRSRSSSRSRSRSSSSSARSGSRSRSRSSSSSRSRSRSSSPGRGGSRRSNSRSSSRSRKGSSSPRKRSGSRSRSTSSSPGRGQKRSRSRSPSDSRKKRRSRSQSSERNRGQSSGSSHSGSSSKKK, from the exons ATGTCGGGGAAGAGTTTCCGAGTCAGTGACGGCGACTGGATTTGTCCAGATAAAAA ATGCGGCAATGTGAATTTTGCAAGGAGGACCAGCTGCAACAGATGTGGAAGGG AGAAGACCACAGAGGCAAAGATGATGAAAGCAGGTGGAACAGAGATTGGAAAGACTCTGGCGGAGAAGAGCCGTGGCCTTTTCAGTGCCAATGATTGGCAATGCAAAAC CTGTGGCAATGTGAACTGGGCCAGGCGGTCTGAATGTAACATGTGTAACACACCCAAATATGCCAAGCTGGAGGAAAGAACGG GATACGGAGGGGGATTTAACGAGCGTGAAAATGTAGAGTACATTGATCGTGAGGAATCGGACGGGGAATATGACGAG TTTGGCCGTAAAAAGAAAAAGTACCGTGGCACAAGTTCGGGAAGCAAGTCCAAAGAAAGCTCGAAAAAACCAGAGCCTCCTCCACGCaaggctgctgctgcggctgctgatgatgatgaggaggaggatgaggatgatgaagatgggGACCTTTCAAAGTACAAACTCAGT GACGATGAGGACGAGGACGATGATGGCGACCTGTCCAAGTATGACCTGGACGCCAGTgacgaggagaaggagaaggcagctgcggcggcggcggcgggggaTGGGGCCGCCAAGAAGAAGAAGGGTAGCCGCTCGGGCTCGTCCCGCTCACGTTCCTCTTCGCGCTCCCGATCGCGCTCCTCCAGCTCCAGCGCTCGGTCTGGGTCCAG GTCTCGGTCCAGGAGTTCGTCCAGTTCCCGCTCTCGGTCTCGCTCGAGCTCCCCGGGCCGGGGAGGCTCCCGCAGGTCTAACTCCAG ATCCAGCTCGAGGTCCCGAAAGGGCTCGTCGTCCCCTCGGAAGAGGTctggctctcgctctcgctccacctcctcctctcccggaAGGGGGCAGAAGAGGAGCCGTTCCCGGTCTCCCTCCGACAGCAGGAAAAAAAGGCGCTCTAGATCCCAGTCGTCTGAAAG gAATCGTGGCCAGTCTTCCGGATCCTCCCATTCTGGTTCAAGTTCAAAAAAGAAATGA